A genomic segment from Acidobacteriota bacterium encodes:
- a CDS encoding RNA methyltransferase, with the protein MIDPPSLSRFTIVLWRPKSPGNVGSVARAMKNMGFSRLRIADPMRYDDPSHFDVESSRMAWSAKDVVAAREEAASIEEAVADAVLVAGTTSAPPDGHSVLTPKELAPRLLAATAAGPVALLFGQEDIGLTREAMARCQILGSIPSSPAYASLNLAQAALLFMYEIRMAATEALGPADPPPGAGAGAGGNDPPSQEELEGFYGRLHSLLDSAGFFEGTAKEHMVRELRRVFNRALLTRREIRIFEGVVHALSRDRSRPRGGP; encoded by the coding sequence GTGATCGATCCTCCGTCCCTGTCGCGATTCACGATCGTCCTCTGGCGCCCGAAGAGCCCCGGCAACGTCGGCTCCGTCGCACGGGCGATGAAGAACATGGGGTTCTCCCGCCTGCGGATCGCCGACCCGATGCGCTACGACGATCCGTCGCACTTCGACGTCGAATCGTCACGAATGGCCTGGTCCGCCAAAGACGTCGTCGCGGCCCGGGAGGAGGCGGCCTCCATCGAGGAGGCCGTGGCCGACGCCGTCCTCGTCGCGGGGACGACCTCCGCCCCTCCGGACGGCCACTCCGTCCTCACGCCGAAGGAGCTCGCACCCCGCCTCCTCGCGGCCACGGCGGCGGGGCCGGTCGCTCTCCTCTTCGGGCAGGAGGACATCGGCCTCACCCGGGAGGCGATGGCCCGCTGCCAGATCCTCGGCTCGATTCCGTCCTCCCCCGCGTACGCGTCGCTCAACCTCGCGCAGGCGGCCCTCCTCTTCATGTACGAGATCCGCATGGCCGCGACCGAGGCGCTCGGGCCCGCCGATCCGCCCCCCGGCGCCGGCGCCGGCGCCGGCGGGAACGATCCCCCGTCGCAGGAGGAACTGGAGGGTTTCTACGGTCGGCTGCACTCCCTGCTGGACTCTGCCGGCTTCTTCGAGGGGACGGCGAAGGAGCACATGGTGCGGGAGCTGCGAAGGGTTTTCAATCGCGCCCTCCTCACCCGCCGGGAGATCCGGATATTCGAGGGGGTCGTGCACGCGCTCAGCCGCGATCGCTCTCGCCCGCGAGGAGGGCCATGA
- a CDS encoding uracil-DNA glycosylase, producing MGVRELRATPGAAPAQAKPQMSAKPERSEAPRAPVSKAAGPASTSPRATALTELREKEIGECRRCRLCEQRTNIVFGVGSPEARLMFVGEGPGHDEDLQGIPFVGRAGQLLTDIITAMKFTRDQVYIANVVKCRPPQNRTPEPDEIGACLGFLEKQIEIIAPSAIVCLGAVAVAALLGATGGITKIRGTFREFRGIPVMPTFHPAYLLRSPDKKKDVWRDMQQVMALLAGESDRG from the coding sequence ATGGGTGTGCGAGAGCTGAGGGCGACTCCGGGCGCCGCGCCCGCGCAAGCCAAACCCCAGATGTCCGCCAAACCCGAGAGGTCCGAGGCGCCACGGGCTCCCGTCTCGAAGGCCGCCGGGCCGGCGTCCACGTCGCCGCGGGCCACGGCCCTCACCGAGCTTCGCGAGAAGGAGATCGGCGAGTGCCGCCGCTGCCGCCTCTGCGAGCAGAGGACGAACATCGTCTTCGGCGTCGGAAGCCCCGAGGCGCGCCTGATGTTCGTGGGGGAGGGGCCCGGGCACGACGAGGACCTCCAGGGGATCCCGTTCGTCGGGCGGGCGGGGCAGCTTCTGACCGACATCATCACCGCGATGAAGTTCACGCGCGATCAGGTCTACATCGCGAACGTCGTCAAGTGCCGTCCGCCTCAGAACCGCACCCCGGAGCCCGACGAGATCGGGGCGTGCCTCGGGTTCCTCGAGAAGCAGATCGAGATCATCGCGCCGTCGGCGATCGTGTGCCTCGGCGCCGTGGCGGTCGCGGCCCTGCTGGGGGCGACGGGGGGGATCACGAAGATCCGGGGGACGTTCCGCGAGTTCCGCGGGATCCCCGTCATGCCCACGTTCCACCCCGCCTACCTGCTGCGGAGCCCCGACAAGAAGAAGGACGTCTGGCGCGACATGCAGCAGGTCATGGCCCTCCTCGCGGGCGAGAGCGATCGCGGCTGA
- a CDS encoding acetyl-CoA hydrolase/transferase family protein, with protein sequence MSWTDDYTRKVTTADEALRCVQSGMRVYIHPGCAEPEALVDALMKRDPAVHDVEIVHLLTLGRAPYIQPEMRGHFRHNAMFIGGNVREAVNDGRADYTPIFLSEIESLFESGEMPLDVALVQVSPPDDHGFCSFGVGVDTTLTAARMAKLVVAQVNERMPRTLGDSYIHVSDIDAFVEATQPLCELPKTEIQDLHLAIARNVATLIPDGATLQLGIGGIPDAVLLHLKDRQDLGIHTEMLSDNVIPLIESGVVNGRLKTLHPRKIILGFVLGSRKLFDFVDRNPMFEFHPAAYTNSPALIARNDRMVAVNSALQIDLTGQIAADSLGTYLYSGIGGQVDFIRGSSFAKGGKPIIAIPSTAKNDGVSRITPMLSPGAGVVTSRGSVHYVVTEHGVAYLHGRSIRQRAEALIQIAHPKFREELFDYCERTRWLSRPAPAGR encoded by the coding sequence ATGAGCTGGACCGACGACTACACGCGAAAGGTGACGACCGCCGACGAAGCGCTCCGGTGCGTGCAGTCGGGAATGCGCGTCTACATCCACCCGGGGTGCGCCGAGCCCGAGGCCCTCGTGGACGCGCTGATGAAACGGGACCCGGCGGTCCACGACGTCGAGATCGTCCACCTCCTCACGCTCGGGCGGGCGCCCTACATCCAGCCCGAGATGCGCGGCCACTTCCGCCACAACGCGATGTTCATCGGCGGCAACGTCCGCGAGGCGGTGAACGACGGCCGCGCCGACTACACGCCGATCTTCCTCAGCGAGATCGAGAGCCTCTTCGAGAGCGGCGAGATGCCGCTCGACGTCGCGCTGGTGCAGGTCTCGCCGCCGGACGACCACGGCTTCTGCTCGTTCGGCGTCGGCGTCGACACCACGCTCACCGCCGCGCGGATGGCGAAGCTCGTCGTCGCCCAGGTGAACGAGCGGATGCCCCGGACTCTCGGAGACAGCTACATCCACGTGAGCGACATCGACGCCTTCGTCGAGGCGACTCAGCCCCTGTGCGAGCTGCCGAAGACCGAGATCCAGGATCTGCACCTCGCGATCGCGCGGAACGTCGCCACGCTCATCCCCGACGGCGCGACGCTCCAACTCGGCATCGGCGGCATCCCCGACGCGGTCCTGCTGCACCTCAAGGACCGGCAGGATCTCGGGATCCACACCGAGATGCTCTCGGACAACGTCATCCCGCTCATCGAGTCGGGGGTCGTCAACGGCCGTCTGAAGACGCTGCACCCGAGGAAGATCATCCTAGGGTTCGTGCTCGGGTCGCGGAAGCTCTTCGACTTCGTCGACAGGAACCCGATGTTCGAGTTCCACCCCGCCGCGTACACGAACAGCCCGGCTCTGATCGCCCGCAACGATCGGATGGTCGCCGTCAACTCGGCGCTCCAGATCGACCTGACGGGCCAGATCGCGGCCGACTCGCTGGGGACCTACCTCTACAGCGGGATCGGGGGGCAGGTCGATTTCATCCGCGGGTCGTCGTTCGCGAAGGGGGGAAAGCCGATCATCGCCATCCCGTCCACCGCGAAGAACGACGGCGTCTCCCGCATCACGCCCATGCTGAGCCCCGGCGCGGGGGTCGTGACCTCGCGCGGCTCGGTGCACTACGTCGTCACCGAGCACGGGGTCGCGTACCTGCACGGGCGCTCGATCCGCCAGCGGGCCGAGGCGCTCATCC
- the priA gene encoding primosomal protein N': protein MNRDRDGGSITPASYQSLFVSIALAVPVRTLFTYRVPGGMENRPLPGCRAVVPFGRRTMAGVIVSVSETAGIDEARLKDVVALPDAEPVIPEPLLQTMVWAAKYYVTAPGPILTAALPPSKSARGKDGGGPRALESPATESVFSLAVPIERALAASARAPRQRGVIEALASAAGPMTAAELRNALGDVGAALAGLRRRGSVKSGRRAGTRAPGILEPAAPAVPPVPTAEQTAAVSAVAAGVARGAYAGFLLVGPTGSGKTEVYLRSIEGALGAGRSAIYLVPEISLTPLLARTLRARFGAAFALLHSSLTPGERATEWRRARSGEARVALGPRSALLSPLGSVGLIVVDEEQDSSFKQESDPRYNARDLALVRAQKEGACALLGSATPSMESYRLAETHRLTLLTLAERIEARPLPVVELVDMRIEDEAIGGDEPLSRRVRDALRERLARGEQSIVFLNRRGWAPSVLCRKCGENVKCRRCTIALTWHRADRRLLCHYCGYQRGLPGACPSCGADRLTLAGTGTEKLYDEIRQIFPEARVARLDRDVARGRGAPGRILEAFERGAHDILVGTQLVAKGHDFPNVTFVGVVSADFSLGFPDFRAAERTFQVLTQVAGRAGRGDRPGEVVIQAYRPDHYAIQAAARQDFAGFYLKESRYRKLMGYPPFTAMANVIASAASITTAQRRAAEAAAAIRRAGGDDLRVTGPAIAPLAKLKGRYRFQIMVRAADRRRLSAALNEAVEALSKAPGGTRDLIVDVDPASLL from the coding sequence GTGAATCGCGACAGGGACGGAGGATCGATCACCCCCGCATCGTACCAGAGCCTGTTCGTCTCGATCGCGCTCGCGGTCCCCGTGCGCACCCTCTTCACGTACCGGGTTCCCGGCGGGATGGAGAATCGCCCCCTCCCCGGCTGCCGCGCCGTCGTCCCCTTCGGGCGCCGGACGATGGCCGGGGTGATCGTCTCCGTCTCGGAGACGGCGGGGATCGACGAGGCGCGCCTCAAGGACGTCGTGGCGCTCCCCGACGCGGAGCCGGTGATCCCGGAGCCCCTTCTCCAGACGATGGTGTGGGCCGCGAAGTACTACGTCACCGCGCCGGGGCCGATCCTCACGGCGGCCCTCCCGCCCTCGAAGTCCGCGCGCGGGAAGGACGGCGGCGGGCCGCGCGCGCTCGAGTCGCCGGCCACCGAGTCGGTCTTCTCTCTGGCGGTCCCGATCGAGCGGGCCCTGGCGGCGAGCGCGCGGGCGCCGCGCCAGCGCGGCGTGATCGAGGCGCTCGCCTCGGCGGCCGGTCCGATGACGGCCGCAGAGCTGCGGAACGCGCTCGGCGACGTCGGCGCGGCGCTGGCCGGACTTCGGCGGCGCGGGAGCGTGAAGTCCGGGAGGCGGGCCGGCACGCGGGCCCCCGGGATTCTCGAGCCCGCCGCGCCGGCCGTCCCCCCCGTCCCGACCGCCGAGCAGACGGCGGCGGTGAGCGCGGTCGCCGCGGGGGTTGCGCGGGGGGCGTACGCAGGCTTCCTCCTCGTCGGTCCCACGGGGAGCGGAAAGACCGAGGTCTACCTCCGATCGATCGAGGGGGCGCTCGGCGCCGGCCGCTCCGCGATCTACCTCGTCCCGGAGATCTCGCTGACGCCCCTCCTCGCCCGGACGCTCCGGGCGCGATTCGGGGCCGCCTTTGCGCTGCTGCACTCGTCGCTCACCCCCGGCGAGCGGGCGACCGAGTGGCGGCGCGCCCGGTCCGGGGAGGCGCGCGTGGCCCTCGGCCCGCGCTCCGCCCTCCTGTCCCCCCTCGGGTCGGTCGGGCTCATCGTCGTGGACGAGGAGCAGGACTCCTCGTTCAAGCAGGAGTCGGATCCGCGCTACAACGCGCGGGACCTCGCCCTCGTCCGCGCGCAGAAGGAGGGGGCGTGCGCCCTGCTCGGCTCGGCGACGCCGTCGATGGAGTCGTACCGTCTCGCCGAGACCCACCGCCTCACGCTCCTCACGCTCGCGGAGCGCATCGAGGCCCGGCCCCTCCCGGTCGTCGAGCTGGTCGACATGCGGATCGAGGACGAGGCGATCGGAGGGGACGAGCCTCTCTCGCGCAGGGTGCGCGACGCGCTCCGGGAGCGGCTGGCGCGCGGGGAGCAGTCGATCGTCTTCCTGAACCGTCGCGGCTGGGCCCCCTCGGTCCTCTGCCGGAAGTGCGGGGAGAACGTGAAGTGCCGCCGCTGCACGATCGCGCTGACCTGGCACCGGGCGGATCGCCGGCTCCTCTGCCACTACTGCGGATATCAGCGGGGGCTCCCCGGCGCGTGCCCGTCGTGCGGGGCGGACAGGCTCACGCTCGCGGGGACCGGGACGGAGAAGCTCTACGACGAGATCCGCCAGATCTTTCCAGAGGCGAGGGTGGCGCGCCTCGACCGGGACGTCGCGCGAGGGCGCGGCGCGCCGGGGCGGATCCTCGAGGCCTTCGAGCGCGGCGCCCACGACATCCTGGTCGGGACCCAGCTCGTGGCGAAGGGGCACGACTTCCCGAACGTGACGTTCGTCGGCGTGGTCAGCGCCGACTTCTCGCTCGGGTTCCCCGACTTCCGGGCGGCCGAGAGGACCTTCCAGGTCCTCACCCAGGTCGCGGGGCGGGCCGGGCGCGGCGATCGGCCGGGGGAGGTGGTGATCCAGGCGTACCGGCCGGATCACTACGCCATCCAGGCCGCGGCGCGGCAGGACTTCGCCGGCTTCTACCTGAAGGAGAGCCGGTACCGGAAGCTGATGGGATATCCCCCCTTTACCGCCATGGCCAACGTGATCGCCTCGGCCGCGTCGATCACGACGGCGCAGCGGCGCGCCGCCGAGGCGGCCGCGGCGATCCGGCGGGCGGGGGGCGACGACCTGCGCGTGACGGGCCCGGCGATCGCTCCGCTCGCGAAGCTGAAGGGGCGGTATCGCTTCCAGATCATGGTGCGCGCGGCCGATCGGCGCCGCCTCTCCGCGGCGCTCAACGAGGCGGTCGAGGCGCTGTCGAAGGCGCCCGGCGGGACGCGCGACCTCATCGTCGACGTCGACCCGGCGTCGCTGCTCTAG